DNA from Flavobacterium aestivum:
CCCATCATTACGTTTGGACCTTTGCAAAGGATTTCTCCGTCTTCGGCAATTTTGATCTCAACATTTTCAATGACTTTACCTACTGTTCCAATTTTGTAACCTCTATTTCTCATGTCATTTACAGTAATAACAGGAGAGGTCTCAGTCAAACCATATCCTTCCATAACTGGAATTCCTGCTGCTGCAAAAACTCGGGCCAGTCTTGGTTGTAAAGCAGCACTTCCGGAAACCATTAGGTCTAGATTACCTCCTAAAGCTTCTTGCCATTTACTGAAAATTAATTTTCGAGCTATTTTTAATTGAAATTCATACCAAAATCCATTGTCTCCATAAGGTGCATAACGCAATCCTAAGTCGATTGCCCAAAAGAAAAGTGTCTTTTTAAACCCAGTTAACTCAGTTCCTTTGGCATAGATTTTATCGTATACTTTCTCCAATAGTCTTGGTACTGCCGTAATAACGTTTGGTCTTACTTCTTTTAGATTATCACTTACTTTGTCTATTGATTCTCCAAAATATACAGACACGCCATAATATTGGTATAAATACAAAATCATTCTTTCGAATATATGACAAATAGGAAGAAAGCTTAAGGCTCTGGTAGTACCAGGTTCGAAAGGGATTCTTGTTGCACTATTAAGAACGTCTGAAACAATATTTACATGAGAAAGCATTACACCTTTTGGTCTTCCTGTTGTTCCTGATGTATAAATGATTGTAGCTAAATCTGCTGGTTTTACGTTGTTTTTACGTTCCTCTACAGCGTCCTGATTGCTTTGGTCTTCCCCTAGCTGAAGCAATTCTTTCCAGTTTTTGCAACCTTCAATTTCGTTAAAAGAGAATACTTCTTTGAATGAAGGAACATTTCCTTTAATGCTGTTTACTTTGGTTAAGACTTCAATATCTGAAACAAAAACATACATGGCTCCAGAATGATTTAGAATATATTCGTAATCTTCTTCAGCGATTGTTGGATAAATAGGAACGGTTTGTGCTCCTGTTTGCAAAACGCCAATATCCATGATATGCCATTCAGTTCTATTATTGGTTGAAATAATAGCGACCTTATCGTCTTTTTGAATACCCATTCGTAGCAATGCCCTAGAAATAGCATTAGATTTATCAATGTATTCTTGAGATGAGGTTTTTATCCAAACCCCATTTTGCTTGGTTACTAAAGCATCAGATTTGTTAAATTTTTCTTGCTGATAGTAAGGGAAATCAAAAATGCGAGTAATATTTGTCATTGAAAAATTATTAATTTTATTGCAAATTAAATAAAATTTAATAATAATTTTTATTTTTTATATAATAAATATGAAAAATATAATTACATAATTGATATCCAACGAAATCGATTTCTTGTTTAAATA
Protein-coding regions in this window:
- a CDS encoding AMP-dependent synthetase/ligase — encoded protein: MTNITRIFDFPYYQQEKFNKSDALVTKQNGVWIKTSSQEYIDKSNAISRALLRMGIQKDDKVAIISTNNRTEWHIMDIGVLQTGAQTVPIYPTIAEEDYEYILNHSGAMYVFVSDIEVLTKVNSIKGNVPSFKEVFSFNEIEGCKNWKELLQLGEDQSNQDAVEERKNNVKPADLATIIYTSGTTGRPKGVMLSHVNIVSDVLNSATRIPFEPGTTRALSFLPICHIFERMILYLYQYYGVSVYFGESIDKVSDNLKEVRPNVITAVPRLLEKVYDKIYAKGTELTGFKKTLFFWAIDLGLRYAPYGDNGFWYEFQLKIARKLIFSKWQEALGGNLDLMVSGSAALQPRLARVFAAAGIPVMEGYGLTETSPVITVNDMRNRGYKIGTVGKVIENVEIKIAEDGEILCKGPNVMMGYFKDPEKTAEAIQNNYFHTGDIGEIDSEGFLKITDRKKEMFKTSGGKYIAPQIIENTMKQSRFIEQIMVIGDGEKMPGAFIQPNFDFIKEWAKLHNVELGNTNAEIVANPKVIARVQEEVDNINKKFGNWEQIKRFELTPEVWSIDGGHLTPTLKLKRKIILEIYKDLYAKIYGHN